The Candidatus Parvarchaeota archaeon genome segment CTGGCTTGTTTGCAAAACAAACGGGCATTGGGTCAGTTGCTGCCAGTGCGACGCAGCAGATGGAACAGACGCACTCCCAAACGCCACAGGAACAAACCGATGTCAAGGCAATGAGGCTGCAGTCAAAGACGGAATATTACCTGCGCCACTTTTTCTGGTATGTGGAAATAGGAATAGTGCTTCTGGTTGGCATTGGCCTTGCTATTTTCCTCTCCCAGTCCCTGAAAATCAAGCTATTTTGAAATGCTGGGTGTGACAAGTGGAAATAGGGAAACTTCTTGAAAGTTATAAAATCCAGTATTTGAAGGAACACTTTTGCGCTGATGCGGCGCAGGCATCTTCAGTTGCAGCCCAAATAGGATTTCCCGTTGCCCTAAAAGTCGCATCAAAGAAAATCTCGCACAAAAGCGATGTTGGCGGGGTGCAGCTGAACCTTATGGGCAGGCAGGAAGTTGCAAATGCATATGAAATAATAAGGAGAAATGTCGGCGAGGCGAACATGAATGGCGTGAGGGTGCAAAAAATGGCCCCAAAGGGCTTTGAGCTGATTGTTGGGGGCATGAAAGACGCACAATTCGGGCACTTGGTGCTCTTTGGGCTAGGAGGAATTTACGTTGAAATCTTTAAAGACCTAGTTTTCAGGGTATGCCCTGTTGACAGGCAAATGGCGCTTGAAATGATTCGCTCAATCAAGTCCTATAAAATGCTTGCAGGGGCGCGGGGGGCAAAACCAATCAATGAATCGGAGCTTGCTGACCTAATCGTCAAGACGTCAAGGCTTCTTGTTGAGCAGGATGTGCAGGAGCTTGACTTCAACCCCGTAATAGCAAACGAGCACGGCTGCTTTGTTGTAGACAGCAGGATAGTTGAAAAGGCCGCAGAGGACAAATCAGAATATTAGGCTTAAATGCGGAAAAATTACTTAAGTAAAGAAAATGCAAGGAACTGCCAAAACAATCCAAAGCAATCCAATAATACCAAAACAAATCAAAACAATCAGCACAATTCCAAAAGGTGTGTTAAACGGCAAAAACTTCCAACTCAAAGACCAAGCTTCTTGAAAAAATTTTCAACCCCAAAAGCATTGCAGTAA includes the following:
- a CDS encoding acetyl-CoA synthetase, translated to MEIGKLLESYKIQYLKEHFCADAAQASSVAAQIGFPVALKVASKKISHKSDVGGVQLNLMGRQEVANAYEIIRRNVGEANMNGVRVQKMAPKGFELIVGGMKDAQFGHLVLFGLGGIYVEIFKDLVFRVCPVDRQMALEMIRSIKSYKMLAGARGAKPINESELADLIVKTSRLLVEQDVQELDFNPVIANEHGCFVVDSRIVEKAAEDKSEY